From the genome of Carassius auratus strain Wakin chromosome 29, ASM336829v1, whole genome shotgun sequence:
TTCCACCGGATGAGGTGATTCCGGTCGGCGCTGCCATGCAGGCGGGCATCCTGGTCGGAAAAGACAGCCTGGCACTTGGAGAAGATTCCATCACCGTGGACTGCTGTGCCAGCGACATCACGGCTAAGGTGGGGAGCTTCAAACAATCAATAGTGTTTACTCTTAGCATTTAAGCACTTGATTGATAGGTAGATTGTGTCTTGGCCTTTCAGGAAGTGGATGACTCTGGAGcggaggtttttacagttttgtttcCATCTGGCACACCGCTCCCTGCCCGCCGCCAGCACACGCTACAGGGTCCTGGCAGTCTGTCATCAGTGAGTCTGGAGCTGTACCAGGCACAGCGACCAATCGCACAGGTTGGCATCCCTTTTAATGGACATTTCAGTGCAAACCTATTATTAAAATGTGACATTTGGCCTGTATTGGGCATAAAAACctttttaacttaaaatgtgACGCTCTTATTCTTCTAGATTGTACTTAGAGACTTGGAACCTAAAGATGAGCTGCATGACATTGACACAGTGCTGACAATGAAGAGGTAATTAAATAAgtgaacacttttattcagaatggatgcattaaattgataaaaagtgacagtaaaacactttataatgttacaaaagattcctatTTCCAATGAATGCAGTTTTTGATCcatctattaatcaaataatcctgaaaaatgtattaagaaaAAAGTTTCTTgcacagcatattagaattattttgtgAGACAccgaagactagagtaatggcagctgaaaatatagcttttacttgacataaataaattaaaaatttaaatatattaacagaaaacaattttaaattctaaaaatatttcccaatgttactgtttttattgtatttctaatcaaaataaaattggTTTGCattagaaacttctttcaaaagcatttaaacaATCTTACAGACTGCAAACCTGaacaataatgtatattaaatatcaaacattggctattaaaaaatgctttttgctGTTATTTTGTTGCTTGTGTAATGATACAGTTCTATATACAGTAAATTCAGTAATATCACCCAGTCATACTCAACTCTTTCATGAAGCTCATATCcttatttgaaacatttcttatgtgCGTTTACTTTTCAGGGACGGTTCACTGCACGTTACATGCACAGAGCAGAGCAGTGGCAGATCCGAGGCTGTTACCATACAAACAGCTGCTGCAGCATCTTAACCTTGAGTCACAATATCAGCAGAACTCTCGTGCTGTTTGAGGTTTTCCAGTGCTCTAGATTCATCTAGACCTTAACTGAAGGAAACAAGTTTAAGATCTTATTCAGTTAAAGGAATCGCTCACCCAGAAAAGCAAGTTATTTTATTgccttcaagttgttccaaacccgttatttttatttggtgcaattattattaaagcttttGCCATCCAACAACCATTCATAGTGACAAAAGGGGGAAAATTATATGGGTTTGGAATATCACGAAgggtgagttaaaaaaaaaaaaaaaaagtttcatttttgtgtgaactattgctttaaattaaTATCCAGTTTtaattgtgtactttttttttttaatgccagaaGTCATCTTTTACTATTTTTCAAGCCTGTTGTCTGTGACCAGCAGGTTTACTGTAGTTGTTCTTTCCATGTGCCTTCATGTACCTGCATTACATCAATAGGATTCATATTTGTGACAGGCTAATTAATTGAAGGAATTAACAAAGCCCGTGGAGTTCACTCCTATCATTTAAAGCAGAACAACCTTCTCAGACGGAGGAGAGACTTTCATTTCCTGTAGAGACTGAAGAGAAGCATGTGCAGGTGACtgagtttttaaaaatgttgtcatcTGTAACCAGTATGCAATAAAGAGCACAGAACACAATAAAAGTGAGTTTATTTTCATTAGATATACTTGATACATTCACGTCAGATTTTTGAAATTACATGATTTCAAATTTTAAAATCCattcacatacatttattttttttgcatttgttgtgCTGCAGTccttttataatagttttttttcttcatttagctttttatttcagttttgtctCTCTATATCAGTTTTGTTCCTGTATATctaatgttcacatttttatttcaactttatttcagttaatggaaactattttaaatagttttatttaacaagaaAAATATTAGTATTTGCTTGAAAACTTTTAATTAACTCAAAATATTGAGCATTTAGAAAGATACAAAGCTTCATGGGGTAAGCTGTCATGCAACAAGCCAAAAAAGTATATTCAAGtaaacaaacaagaaatcatTAAATCCGTTTTTTGACCACTTCCTCCCCTGCTGCCAACTTCCTGTACAGTGGGACTTTGGAGCCTGGTGTTGGTGGGAGCTCAAAATCTGATGACACCTGCGAGTCTGATTACGGCTCCACGGTTTCTTCCTTATGTTCAGCATTACGGCTGTCAATCACACCTGACATCACCTCACCATTGGCCCCTCCGTTACTCTGCTCACTAGTAATGGCCTTACTTTCATCCACTTGGATGAGAACAGTGTCTATTTGACTAAGGCTCTCTGTCCCTGCATCTGATATATGAGTGGACTGCGAGGAAGTCAAGTGAACAGAGCTGCTGTCATCCTCATCTTAATCCTGAAACAGCTCGTGTGACTGGGACGCTGTGTTTTCGATGTGGCTGTCCTGACTGTTATCCAGTTCGCTCTCATCCGTTAACACTGGTTCCACCTTGAAGAACCTTTCCCAACAAGGCTGAGCTGTTTTTGATTGCGACGAGTCCGACTGAGTCAGTTTTGTGCATGGCATTTCTGTGCAAGGTGGAGGAGGTTGCTCAGCATCAGCATCGTCATCATTTGATTCTGTGCAGTCCATGTAGTTGGAAGAGTGTGTGGCTGGACAGGGCTCTATAAGGGAAATTGTATATTGTATACAAATAGTATATGAACATAATAGATTTAATTCggagataaaaaattataataattatggttataaataatacatgaaaCTGAAGACAAAGCCAACAGTTTACGTAAACTTTTACAGTTAAAcgtttataaacaaataataaatgtttaataagaaAATGATATTTAATTTATCACATGAGTTGGAATATGTACAACTATCCCTTACCTGAACTTCAGTTTTCTCTTCAGTAAAGGTCATTGAACATAAATAACagcatatatataaaactgaagaaacaaaacagaaagttCCTAAGCGGAATTCAATGCAATGTCCATTATATGCACCTTTGTGGCAGTGAGAGAGGAAATAAGCTCTGGCGTGCAAATTCTCTGTCAAATCTGTCCGGAAAGATGCTGGGATACTCCTTCATGCGGCCAGCAAACGAGCTCATGCTGACTGCAATAAATTTGTGCAGATTAAATACTCAACCCCCCCTGAGAGCTCAGCACATCCCCGCATCTGTCTTCCCTCCAGTACTTCCATAGTACTTCTGGCATCGCTTTGGCATGATGAAACCACATGAGTATGAATTAAACATCTGTAATGTGATAGCCTGAATCGTACAGCGACAACTATTGGATTCCAAAGCAATCATTATAACATTGCAAAAAAGCAACAATAGCCGATATACTCTAAACATACTCTATActctaaaaaaatcaaaataattatgcatatCCAAGAACTGTTGAGTAGTTTCTTCTAAGCAGGTTTCCTGGCATAGCGTTTATTGGCCAACCAAACTGTGGAATTCCGGGTTGGTTTTCGATTGGCCGTGTTTTCCTCACGCTATGTTGCTAGGAAACAAATGATGCACAGGATTGTTGTTCAGATAAGGAGCACGTTGACAATTCAGCAACACACGTCAATGTAAGTTACGTTTGTATtaaatttgttattaattttacaattaatcAACTTGTCATTTGATATCCGAGTGTAAGCATGTTCGGAGTGAGTTAGATTAACGTTAGATGCTTCGCTGTCAAAGTTTGTAAATCCAGAATATCCTGGATTAGGTGagcaatgtttttgttgttgttgtgcgtAACATTTTTGCATTGTGGTTTAAGTTGATTTGACTTTCTGTATTAcatcacattacatttagtcatttagcagacacttttattcacagCGATTCATAAATGAGGAccatggaagcaatcaaaaacaacaaaagagcgatGATATCtaaatgctataacaagtctcagttatcttaaacgcagtacacgtacagtagcaagggcttttaaataatataataaataaaataaaaacacatcgaatagaaaaagaatagaacaagctagtgttagagtgAATTAAAATAGAATTTGAAGTGAAATTGTCATTTCAAAGGAAAATACTGTGATGTATTTGTTATCATACACAGAAATCATGTCCTGTGCCGTTTTATTGGATAACAACGCTAAGCCAAAGTCCATGAGCCGAGCAAAGCAGTGGACAGGAGAGATTGAGGACCTGTACAGATTTCAGCAGGCTGGCTACAGAGATGAGCTGGAGTACAGACAAATCAAACAAGTCGAGGTATCCCCTTTtgataatttttgtattattaatgcaATATTATTCACTATTGCATTATATTATGCTTAaacaatcattataatatacatacaaATTTTAGAAATGATGTGTggtataatatacattttctctctgtatttatattgaatatttgGATTTcatgttattaatatattaaaatctcaTCTACTAAGGAATTTAtggaatatttgttttcattaatgAAAGTGTTTCTGCTTTGTCATTTAATGTcttataaatactttaatatacAGTGTTGTTCAAAAATCTGCGTTCGGTaaaatatttacgtttttttttttttgttatattaagtctctttctgctcaccaaagctatatttatttgttcaaaaataggtgaaaatttttattattgtaaaataatattgcaatttaaagtaaTGGTAttctgttttcatatattttacgatagaatttgttcctgtgatgcaaagctgagttttcagcattattatttcagtcttcagtgtcacatgatccttcagaaatcattctaacatgcttacttattatcagtgttggaaatgttttgctgcttaatatttgttttatttttgaacctGTGATACATTTattgggattctttgatgaataaacagttaaaaagaaaagcatttattcaaaatttaaATCTTTTCTAAAACAAtacaagtctttactgtcactttttatcagtttaacacatctttgctgaataaaagtattaatatctttcaaaaacagtaagaaaaaaaaatgctgatagCCCAAAAatctttgaatggtaatgtatattattacaaaagatttatatttaagtaaatgtGGTTCTTTTTAGTCatcaaaaaatcttgaaaaaagtatcacaggttccaaaataaataaataaataaatgggaataaatcagcatattagattattttctgaaagatcatatgacactaaagactggagtaacgacTGATGttaattctgctttgcatcacagaatttatttttattttaaagtatgttaaaatggaaaacagatattttaaattgcaataatatttctcaatttgttttctgtaattttgtcgaaataaatgcagcctgcacaagcataagagacttcctcgaaaaactaagcaaaaaaaaaaaaagacgtgaaaattcttactgatcccaaacttctaAATGGTAGTGTAGCTTGCACACAGTCCTGTTTCCTGAATAATATTGTCATACTGTCCTTTCAGATTGACCGTTGGCCAGACACTGGGTTTGTGAAGAAGCTTCAGCGTCGAGATAACACTTTCTACTACTACAACAGAAAGCGAGAGTGTGAAGATCGAGAGGTCCATAAAGTGAAGGTGTATGTGTACTGACAGTTCCTCAGCCCAGCCAGCACTTTGacatttttatagttttgaaatacttttaaaaaactctttaaaaaaaatgaatcatcACATTGTATTCTTAATGTTAGCCTGGGTacaatttctgaattaaaaaaatgatctGATAAACATTTTTCATGTGAATAAACCATTTGATGTTTCATATTTATAAATAGCCAGCCTTTTCTGGATGTAATGACATGTAATGACAGCCTTTACTAAAGAAACCAGTTAAACATAAGTTGGTTTAGATACACATTTATCCAATTTGAGTGGTTTGCTCTTTTTCCTTCGTTATGCAGCACACtataataaatcaatgtatgactattattattatttttttacttttgagttgAGAAAAAGTGATCAAACACTGATGAGGtgtattgaaaaataaaacaaaacagcttgTGAATATCAATATTAATTTCAGGGAAATACCTTAATTATTAACAATCAACGTCCATGAAGAAAATGTACCCTTTTATtgagtgttattatattattaaattatttttggttCGATTTTGACGTGAACAACATTTTGTGTCACTTTTTATTTACATTCAGTGGTGATTATAAAGTAAATGTTGACAATTTGATGTCTGTGACTTcactaaaaaaaagtaaacaaaaccaACCGTATGGCCCTTTAAGAGCACGTCACTTCCGGTTTCATGCAGCGAGTCGTCATAACGGATCGTTTGAAGTCATGCGGATAATACTCCGATCGGAAAACACCCCCGTGTGATCATAAAATCCCTCTGTTATATCCAGGTAAGTTCAGTATTTTAGTactttcttaaaaatgtattctctCTGTGCTGTTCAGACGATTTGTTTTCAGTCACATTAGCTTGTTAGCTTTTTCATGGCTTAATATTAATCTACAACAACAATCTGAATGTTgtcctgtttaattttttttttttttcagatgaaaggTTTCGTACATGTTCAGACTAAATATTTACAGTTTAGTTGATTTTATTTATCGATCagtatgtaagtgtgtgtgtataaacaaaaATCAGTTCATGCACCTGCACCGATTACAGTCAAAACAATAAAGTAATGTACTGGACtgataagttgttcagatgaacatgGTTATCTGAAAGTGATGTACGATTGTTTTGTTGCCAGATAGCGATTTTAAGGAGGCCACCTTTTTGAGAAGAAACTAGACTAGAACAATCGATACTAGATAATGAATGCAGTTGACATAAGACACTAATGGTGCATTTGCTTTATTTGGTTACAGAGCTGAAAAATAGTCTGGAGAGTGGAGATCATCACTGGCTTCCAAACCGAATAAGTTTTGACACATCTATCCATTATCATAATGAAGATTTGCCTCAGATCCCAAGGTAATGTGATTTAGGTTGTGTGCAAAAAAAGAACTGAATTTTCcctttaaaggtatagtttataaaaaaaaagttattattattagtgcacATATTGTTTCTAATGTATTTGacttacagaaaaaaatgaagaaccGCAATGTAatgagtaagtgatgacagaagtttcatttttaggtgaactgtccctttaaggatgTATTTTCTAGTGACCATTactaatatacaaataaacacaaattaattgacataatattgtttaaatatcatGTTTATATGTGACTGTATGATCACTAACAGGGTTCTGCACCAGCCACAAACCACAAAAACAGAGCAGAGCCCTGTTTTCTTCTGTGCTGGCCTCAAGCTCAAGCTCTCACATGACCGATCACACATTTTTAAGGCTGTTCTTATGGTTTCATGATCCAGGCCACCTGAATCAACTCGAGCCCCTTGGGCTGATTATTACACATACTGTGAAGTTCCATTGTAATAAAGTCTTTGGATTCATGTGAAAAGGAGCAACTTTTGTGCTGGGGCTCTGTGGTTTGTTAGGTCATATCACACTCTTTGACGTGCCATGAAATTATGAGTGAACTAAatgaatgttttgatgttttaaaggTCTAGGTAACCCAACCATGACTATGTTCTGCTTCTGAATCTCTTGCCGTGAGAAGCAAACCCAGACAAGACAGCAGCGGACATGCACTGCTATCCTCCGCTCCACAGAGGGTGCTGCTGGTAGAAGATATCAGTTAAGGGTGTGTGCACTGCTCTGGCCATGGATGACTTCACTACACGCACCTATGGCACCAGCGGCATGGACAACAGGCCTCTGTTCGGGGAGACGTCGGCCAGGGTGACAcacctgttatttttttatgagtattattatattgttatatataaacacacaacaaTATTTATCaagatatagttatttttgctttaaatatagaCTTTATGACatcatcattaaggcattttaacttcaaactgtttatTCCTGCTAAAATACCTCTGTCCGTAATGTTGCTTTCTccagtaccgtattttccagactataagtcgcactttttttcatagtttggctggtcctgcgacttatagtcaggtgcgacttatttatcaaaattaatttgacatgaactaagagaaaacattaccgtctacagccacaagagtGCGCTCCATGCTGcacagtgtagactacaggagcactgagcagcatagagcgccctctggcggctggagacagtaatgttctTGGTtctatagtccagtgcgacttaatgTGTTtcttcctcatcatgacatatttttggactgatgcgacttatactcaggtgcgacttatagtgcgaaaaatacggtaaaaaaacTGTCTTGTCTGAAACAAATATGTCGGTGGActttaatgtgagaggacaacagaagaTGGACTTTTTCCACTGGAAAAAGGATTACAGTCTCTTATAGactcttatttttgtatttaacatattttaggtAAACTGTTCCTATGAATTACAATGGgattacaaattacaatttacaatgtGACTATTTCATCagctatatgaatatatttttgttgaacGTGTTTAGGATAGATTCATCAATCTAGTGATCGGTGGACTTGCGTCTTTACTTGTTCTGGTAAGTTTTACTACTCATAAAGACCTCATTATCTGTCTGTTAATCATATAGTCATTATTAACTCTGAAATGTTGCTACCTCTTTCAGGTGACCATCATTAGCTCATTCGTCTTCCCTTCTCTTCCTCCCAAGCCACTGAATATTTTCTTTGCCATCTGTATCATGCTAGTCTGCGGGTCAGTGTTGGTTCTGGTGAGTAAGAAGTTAATGTTATCTAAAAGGCATTACATTTAATTGTCTGAATGGTGCCAAAGAGAAATAAATGGTGTCAAATGCAATTCCTAATCGAAATAAATGAAATCACATCcatcgctttctctctctctctcttagataCACTGGTACAGGCAAGGAGATCTGGAGCCCAAGTTTCGCAACTTGATCTACTACATGCTCTGTTCCATCGTTCTGCTGTGTATCTGTGCCAACTTGTATTTTCATGACGTGGGACGTGATAAACAGAGCAATGCCTTATAATACTGTTTCCATGGGAGCCGTCCCAATTAGCGGAATGTTCATCATTATATGGGTGCTTTGGAACCCCACTTGAGTTCTTGAATCAGGAGAATTCATTTTTCCTACCAGCCCCATTTGTGTGGGCAGGGCCAGTCTGCCTTTGTGAGCCATATTAGTGGACTACACATATTATAGATGCAAATATGTTAGTGATCAGTAGCACTCTGGGATGATGTCCATGTACACGCTTTGCACACTGAATGCTGTACACAGCTTTACCTATATGCAAATATAATGACAAGACTCTGAGGTTTTGAAATAAGCCATGGCAACGTAATGCATAATGCTTTTATATTTGTACATGACACACCTACGGTACATTCCTAATTAGgaaaaatctttattttgtatttaaattattagtaATGCGATCTTGAAATGATTAAAGACATGCAGCAGTTATTGTAAGATAtgctttttgttcatttttctaaATTACTGAACACTGTGTTATTTGATATGGTGAAAACCCTTACAGTTTTGGTTATCAACTGTTgtaatttggattttttttttaaaatgaatatgcatTGTGTATACAGCTGTTGTGCTTTATTTTTAGTAGAAAACTGGGAAGCATGGAAAGGTTTTACATAAGTTACACCAAAAAAAACCTGGGGAACTTTGTTGGTTCGCATTGATTTGACCAGGACTTGTGTGACCACTGGATGGCGCAGTTGATTTTGGACAACTCACAGCAACACTGTTATTAAGTCAGCGTTTGGGAACAAGTCAGATGTTCAGAATTTAAGATTGAACCTATAACATTTATTTCCTCTTCCCTGTTCATTATTCTCTGAGCTACAAAAGTccaattaattgtattaatgagAACAGATCATTGCAATGGCAAAATAGTAATGACATGCAAGTGGTGACAAAATTTggtttatttcataaataaacaCAGGCACTAACTTACAGGTAAGGTGATTCTTTAAACCATTTGATAAATCATAGCTATTTAGTCTAGTGGACATTTGGAATGATGCAAACATTCTTGTACAACCTCTCCAATATCTCAGAACAGTGCAGCTTCACATTGCTTTATATCAAGTATTAATGTTAAGCAGGAAAGTAGGCTACAAAAACCAGTCAAATCTAAATGTACATAcacaaaatcattcaaaataatgatcgtattacataattttaaatacacCATAAAAAACTGCACTGAGACACATATGAGGCTCAGGAacttgcatgataaataaatactgaagtgTTTCTTTTGATGATGTCTGGATGATCCTGCATGCTGCATTTGTCCCTACATAAGGAAACGTATCCTCTGGAGTCAGTGTTTTTGTGTCTTGTTGGTCAGTCTGATCCCTCCTCCTGGTTTTCCAGAATGGGATCTGAATGGAAAAACAAATGGTTAGAGCGCTTTCACTACCTGTTAGCTTTCTAAATAACTTCCCAGATTTAGTTGGCCAGCGAGTTACCATCTTTACCTGTCAGCGTTCCAAGTGGCAGGACAGAATCTGTTCTGATGTCCTCATTAGTAGGAATAAAGCCGCTCGGGGAAGGAACCATCAGCACGGCTCCTTCATCCATGCCAGAACTCTCAACTGTTTCCTCAACTTTAGAAGAGTCGAGAGTCTAAACAAAAGAAAGGAGAATTTGATGAGCAGGAAGGTGGCATGAGAGCACTTTCATTTTTCGAAGGGCTTTGGAAGACGATGCCTTTACTCCTTGTATATCTTTTGATCTCTCCTCACTCCGTTCCTCTTCTCCGGAGTTGTTTTGGTTTTCTGAAGACTCTTCCTTCAGCTCCTGCTCTCCCTCCAGCTCTGATTGGTCGAGAGGGTCTGAGAGGTCCTCTGAGGTCACCGTCTGGATGATGATGCCAGGGTGGGACATCTGAACGGTCACATTCTCATTGTCGGTCTGATGCAGACGGTAAAAGTTGGCAGAAGAGAGAGAATTACAGGCTTTGTGACAGCGTGTTATTTTTGGGATATTATATTTATCaagttagcatgattaacatactattgtagtttttattaatattttaattgtaaattttgtcattttgctgtgtttttgtaatttttattagttcttTCACAAATGTAtaggtaaatatatttatttaaaataatttaatatttttttatttatatattctttgtcatttaaattttaaaatgaagcaaaataattgctaattaaagtttaattatagtaattatgctgtttttgtcattattagtttttgtttttcaaaaa
Proteins encoded in this window:
- the LOC113048307 gene encoding transmembrane protein 243-like, translating into MDDFTTRTYGTSGMDNRPLFGETSARDRFINLVIGGLASLLVLVTIISSFVFPSLPPKPLNIFFAICIMLVCGSVLVLIHWYRQGDLEPKFRNLIYYMLCSIVLLCICANLYFHDVGRDKQSNAL
- the LOC113048308 gene encoding meiosis expressed gene 1 protein homolog, with protein sequence MSCAVLLDNNAKPKSMSRAKQWTGEIEDLYRFQQAGYRDELEYRQIKQVEIDRWPDTGFVKKLQRRDNTFYYYNRKRECEDREVHKVKVYVY